In one window of Oncorhynchus gorbuscha isolate QuinsamMale2020 ecotype Even-year linkage group LG23, OgorEven_v1.0, whole genome shotgun sequence DNA:
- the LOC124011658 gene encoding E3 ubiquitin-protein transferase MAEA → MKMAVQETAAQLSMALKVQEYPTLKVPYETLNKRFRAAQKNIDRETSHVTMVVAELEKTLSSFPVVDSVVSLLDGVVEKLSALKRKAAESIQAEDESAKLCKRRIEHLKEHSSDQPVGVNVWKKKRMDRMMVEHLLRCGYYNTAVKLARQSGIEDLVNIEMFLTAKEVEESLERQETATCLAWCHDNKSRLRKMKSCLEFSLRIQEFIELIRQNKRMDAVRHARKHFSQAEGGQLDEVRQVMGMLAFPSDTHISPYKDLLDPARWKMLIQQFRYDNYRLHQLGNNSVFTITLQAGLSAIKTPQCYKEDGTSKNPDCPVCSKSLNKLAQPLPMAHCANSRLVCKISGEVMNENNPPMMLPNGYVYGYNSLLSIRQDDKVICPRTKEVFSFSQAEKVYIM, encoded by the exons GTACCATATGAAACTCTGAACAAGCGCTTCAGAGCTGCACAGAAGAACATTGACCGGGAGACGAGTCACGtaaccatggtggtggcagagCTGGAGAAGACTCTCAGCAGTTTCCCAGTGGTGGATTCTGTGGTGTCCCTTCTGGATGGGGTGGTGGAGAAGCTCAGTGCCCTGAAGAGGAAG GCTGCTGAGTCCATCCAGGCGGAGGATGAGAGTGCTAAGCTGTGTAAGCGGAGGATTGAACACCTGAAGGAACACAGCAGCGACCAGCCAGTGGGCGTCAATGTCTGGAAGAAGAAACGAATGGACCGCATGATGGTAGAACACTTGCTGCGGTGTGGCTATTACAACACAGCGGTCAAACTGGCACGGCAAAGTGGCATTGAG GACCTGGTCAACATTGAGATGTTCCTCACAGCCAAAGAGGTGGAGGAGTCGCTAGAGCGACAGGAAACCGCCACCTGTTTGGCCTGGTGTCATGACAACAAATCACGCCTCCGCAAGATGAAG AGTTGTTTGGAGTTTAGTCTGCGAATCCAGGAATTTATCGAGCTCATCCGACAGAACAAGCGCATGGACGCCGTCAG ACATGCGCGGAAGCACTTCAGCCAAGCAGAGGGGGGTCAGCTGGACGAGGTGCGGCAGGTGATGGGTATGCTGGCGTTCCCCTCAGACACCCATATCTCCCCTTATAAG GATCTCCTGGACCCTGCCCGCTGGAAAATGCTGATCCAACAGTTCAGATATGACAACTACAGATTACACCAACTGGGCAACAACTCTGTGTTTACCATCACACTCCAGGCTGGCCTGTCTGCTATCAAAACTCC TCAGTGTTATAAGGAGGATGGCACCTCTAAAAACCCGGACTGCCCCGTGTGCAGCAAGTCCCTGAACAAACTGGCCCAGCCCCTGCCCATGGCACACTGTGCTAACTCCCGTCTGGTGTGCAAAATCTCTGGGGAGGTGATGAATGAGAACAACCCACCCATGATGCTGCCCAACGGCTATGTTTACGGATACAAC TCTCTTCTATCCATTCGTCAAGATGACAAGGTGATCTGCCCCAGAACCAAAGAAGTCTTCAGTTTCTCCCAAGCTGAGAAGGTGTACATCATGTGA